GGACAACGCGCCGTCCAAGACGCTTTCGACCTATGCGCTGCTGGCCAGCCCCAGTGGCCCCAACCTGGGCGAGCTGGCGTGGCGCATCGGACTGGCGCTGGCGGCCCTCAATTTCGTGGTCATCGCCATCACCGTCTCCAGCGTCAACCCGCGCGCCGGCCGCAGCGGCAACCTGGTGTTCGCGCTGTTCGCCTTCATCGTCTACTACAACCTCCTGAACCTGGGCCAGAGCTGGATCAGCAGCGCGCGCGTGGGCTTCCTGCCGTTCATGCTCACCCTGCACGGCGGCACCTTCGCCCTGGCCGCCCTGTGGCTGGGCAAGCAGCACAACAACTGGGCATTGCCGCGGCTGCGGCGCCAGCAGCGGGCCGCAGGGGCGGCGGCATGAAGACCATCCGCCGCCTGATCTACCGCGAGGTGCTCTCGGCCGTGGTGTTCGTGGCCGCCGGCTTCCTGGCTCTTTTCTTCTTCTTTGATTTCGTCGACGAGCTGCCCAACGTCGGCAAGGGCGGCATCGCCACCTACAAGCTCACGCAGGCGCTGCTGTACGTCACGCTGCTGATGCCCAACCACCTGTACGAGCTGCTGCCGATCGCCGTGCTGATCGGCACCATCTTCGTGATGGCGCGGATGGCGCAAAGCTCCGAGTACACCATCCTGCGCACCAGCGGCCTCGGCCCGGGGCTGGCGCTGCGGACCCTGCTGCTGCTGGGCCTGGGCTTTGCCGCCCTCACCTTCGCGGTCGGCGACTACATCACCCCGGCCGCCGACAAGGCCGCGCAGTTGCTGCGGGCGCGCTACCAGGGGCGCATCAGCATCGGCCAGACCGGCGCCTGGCTGAAGGAGCGCCAGGCCCAGTCCACCTGGAACGTCAACGTGGCGGCGCTCGCGCCCGACGGCTCCATGCAGGGCGTGCGCCTGTTCGAGGCGGACGACCGTGGCCACATGATCAGCACCACCACGGCTGCGCGCGCGGTCTTCGGCGACCAGGGCTGGGTGCTGCAGGACGCCCAGGTCACGCGCTACCTCACGCGCACGCAGGCACCCACGGTGGAGCATGTCGTGCGCGCCGAGTTCGAATGGCCGACCCGGATCACGCCGGAAATGGTCTCGGTGGCGCTGCTCAAGCCCGACCGCATGAGCACCGTGGCCCTGTTCGAGTACATCCAGCACCTGGAAGACAACGGCCAGACCTCGCAGCGCTACGAGATCGAGTTCTGGCGCAAGGTGTTCTATCCGCTCAGTTGCCTGGTGATGGTGGTGATGGCGCTGCCCTTTGCCTACCTGCACTTCCGCGCGGGCGGGATCACCAGCTACGTCTTCGTCGGCGTGCTGATCGGCATCAGCTTCTTCCTGCTCAACAACGTGTTCGGCTACATGGGCAACCTGCGAACCTGGTGGCCGTGGCTGACGGCGGCCGCGCCCGGCCTGCTGTACAGCCTGCTGTCGCTGGGGGCGTTCACCTGGCTGGTGCTGCGGCGATGACGCGCGGCATCGTCCTGCTGGGCCACGGCTCGCGCGATCCGGCCTGGCGCGAGCCCATGGACGCGGTGGCGGCGCGCATCCGCGCACGCGCGCCCGATGCGCTGGTGGCCTGCGCCTTCCTCGAGTGGCAGGCTCCCGACCTCGCGGCGGCGATCGACCAGGTCGCGCAACAAGGGGCCACGTCGGTGGCGGTGCTGCCGGTGTTCGTCGGCGTCGGCCGGCACGTCCGCGAGGATCTCCCGGAGCACTTGGCCGCTGCGCGGCGCCGGCACCCGGCCCTGACGATCACCGCCCTGGCTTCGGTCGGCGAACAGGCGGCGGCGCTCGACTGCATGGCCTCGATTGCGCTCGGAGCTTAGTACGCTGCAGGCATAATAGGTTCCTGCTTAAGACCAAATTCGGCATGAACCTTCACCAGTTCCGCTTTGTCCAGGAAGCGGTCCGCCGCAACCTCAATCTCACCGAGGCGGCCAAGGCGCTGCATACCTCGCAGCCGGGCGTGTCCAAGGCGATCATCGAACTCGAGGAAGAGCTGGGGGTGGAAATCTTCGCCCGCCACGGCAAGCGCCTCAAGCGCGTCACCGAACCCGGCTTGCACGTGCTCAAGAGCATCGAGCTGATCATGCGCGAGGTCGGCAACCTCAAGCGCATCGGCGAGCAGTTCAGCGCCCAGGACAGCGGCACCCTGTCCATCGCCACCACCCACACCCAGGCCCGCTACGTGCTGCCGGGACCGGTGGCCAAGCTGCGCGAAGCCTACCCCAAGGTGAACGTCAGCCTGCACCAGGGATCGCCCGACCAGGTGGCCCGGATGGTGATCGACGAGGTGGTGGAGATCGGCGTGGCCACCGAATCGCTGACGGACTACCCCGAGCTGGTGACCCTGCCCTGCTACGAGTGGCAGCACATGCTGGTGGTGCCGCACGAGCATCCGCTGGCGCGCAAGGAACGCATCACGCTGGAGGACCTGGCGGCCGAGCCGATCATCACCTACCACCCGTCCTTCACCGGCCGCACCCGCATCGACGCCGCCTTCGCCCAGCGCAAGCTGAAGCCGCGGGTGGCGCTGGAGGCGATCGACTCGGACGTGATCAAGACCTACGTGCAGCTCGGCCTGGGCATCGGCATCGTCGCCGAGATGGCGATCCGCGGCGATGGGCAGGACGGTTTGACCGCGCGCCCGCTGGGCGCGCTGTTCGGCCAGAACGTCGCGCGCATCGCCTTCAAGCGCGGGGTCTACCTGCGCAACTTCGTCCTGCGGTTCGCCGAGCTGCTGTCGCCCGACCGGCTGAACCGCAACCTGATCGCCAAGGCCATGAACGGCCACGTGAACGACTATGACCTTTGAAACTGCGCCGCGCACGCCGGCCGTCCAGACCAAGCTGCCCAGCGTGGGCACGACCATCTTCACCGTGATGTCGGCCCTCGCCAGCGAGACCGGCGCCGTCAACCTGGGCCAGGGCTTCCCCGACTTCGACTGCGACCCGCGGCTGGTGCAAGCCGTGACCGACGCGATGACCAGCGGCTTGAACCAGTACCCGCCCATGGCCGGCGTGCCGGCGCTGCGCGAGGCGGTCTCGGCCAAGGTCGAGGCCCTGTATGGCCGCAGCTACGACCCGGGCGCCGAGGTGACCGTCACGGCCGGCGCGACCCAGGCCATCATCACCGCGATCCTGGCCGTGGTCCGGCCGGGGGACGAAGTGATCGTGCTGGAGCCCTGCTACGACAGCTACGTGCCCAACATCGAGCTGGCCGGCGGCA
The sequence above is a segment of the Ramlibacter tataouinensis genome. Coding sequences within it:
- a CDS encoding CysB family HTH-type transcriptional regulator, which gives rise to MNLHQFRFVQEAVRRNLNLTEAAKALHTSQPGVSKAIIELEEELGVEIFARHGKRLKRVTEPGLHVLKSIELIMREVGNLKRIGEQFSAQDSGTLSIATTHTQARYVLPGPVAKLREAYPKVNVSLHQGSPDQVARMVIDEVVEIGVATESLTDYPELVTLPCYEWQHMLVVPHEHPLARKERITLEDLAAEPIITYHPSFTGRTRIDAAFAQRKLKPRVALEAIDSDVIKTYVQLGLGIGIVAEMAIRGDGQDGLTARPLGALFGQNVARIAFKRGVYLRNFVLRFAELLSPDRLNRNLIAKAMNGHVNDYDL
- a CDS encoding sirohydrochlorin chelatase; its protein translation is MTRGIVLLGHGSRDPAWREPMDAVAARIRARAPDALVACAFLEWQAPDLAAAIDQVAQQGATSVAVLPVFVGVGRHVREDLPEHLAAARRRHPALTITALASVGEQAAALDCMASIALGA
- the lptG gene encoding LPS export ABC transporter permease LptG, coding for MKTIRRLIYREVLSAVVFVAAGFLALFFFFDFVDELPNVGKGGIATYKLTQALLYVTLLMPNHLYELLPIAVLIGTIFVMARMAQSSEYTILRTSGLGPGLALRTLLLLGLGFAALTFAVGDYITPAADKAAQLLRARYQGRISIGQTGAWLKERQAQSTWNVNVAALAPDGSMQGVRLFEADDRGHMISTTTAARAVFGDQGWVLQDAQVTRYLTRTQAPTVEHVVRAEFEWPTRITPEMVSVALLKPDRMSTVALFEYIQHLEDNGQTSQRYEIEFWRKVFYPLSCLVMVVMALPFAYLHFRAGGITSYVFVGVLIGISFFLLNNVFGYMGNLRTWWPWLTAAAPGLLYSLLSLGAFTWLVLRR